In Desulfonispora thiosulfatigenes DSM 11270, the DNA window CCCTTCTCCCACGTTTCTTATCTCTTAAGGCATCAGGACCAGCCGCTCTATAATCATTTACCCACCTAGCGATAAGAGCATTATTATTAATCCCTATCGAAAGAGCCAGTTCCTGATAAGATACCTCACTTGTTAAATAAGACTCTACCACACCAAGCTTAAATTCAAAAGAATAAGCTTCGTTCTTTCTTGAACGTTTTAATCCATCATCACCAAGTTCTTCGTAGTAATGTACCCAATTGAGAACTTGTCTTCTGTTTTTTACTCCATATTTTTCTGCTAAAAAAGTATAACCTCCTTCGCCACGTAAATATGCATCTACAACTTTCTTTTTAAACTCATAACTGTATGCAGCCATAAAAATACCGACCTCCAATTGTTAGATTTTTGGTCTAACTTTTGGGGGTCGGTACATTCATAAAGTAGATGTTTTTATATTGTGTTTTATATTGTGTTTTATATTTCGTTTTATATTTCGTTTTATATTTCGTTTTATATTTCGTTTTATATTTCGTTTTATATTTCGTTTTATATTTTAATATTATTGATCCTTTGGTTCTAAAAACCTTTAAACTAAGGGCTCGTAAGTAGTATAGCCACCACTTAAGTTTTTGCTACTATAGCCATTTTGTACTAATATTCGATGTGCTAAATAACCTCTTAAACCAATTGCACAATAAATAATAATCTCTTTATCCTTTGGTATTTCTTCTATTCTTTCTCTTAATTCATCTATTGGAATATTAAGAGCACCTTTAATCATACCTTCTTTGGTTTCTTCCTTAGTTCTTACATCTAAAATAAAACTGTCATTAGATAAATCTTGAAACTCATCCCAGTGAATTACTTTTGAAGAATTATTTAAAATATTACTTGCTACATATCCCGCCATATTTACAGGGTCCTTTGCTGATGAATAAGGTGGTGCATAGGAAAGTTCTAATTCCTGTAAATCTAAAACTGTCATTTTAGCTCTAATTGCAGTTGCTAATACGTCTATTCTTTTTTCTACGCCTA includes these proteins:
- a CDS encoding helix-turn-helix domain-containing protein, translated to MAAYSYEFKKKVVDAYLRGEGGYTFLAEKYGVKNRRQVLNWVHYYEELGDDGLKRSRKNEAYSFEFKLGVVESYLTSEVSYQELALSIGINNNALIARWVNDYRAAGPDALRDKKRGRRAKMNSSGKAVNIQRQDDSAPVDTSTEHVKQLEAELLKLKSRMLI